The genome window AGCCGCCGACGCCGCGGGCGTTAAACTCATTGTGGTAGATGCGCAGGATGACTCCGCCAAGATGACCGCGGGCATCGAAGACCTCATCAACAAGAAGGTTTCGGCACTGCTCATCAACCCCACCGACTCCGACGCAGTCGTCCCCGCCATTCAGAAAGCCAATGAAGCCGGCATCCCCGTCTTCACCGTGGATCGCGGCTCCAACGGCGGAACGGTGGTCAGCCACATCGCTTCGGATAATGTGGCGGGCGGCAAGATGGCGGCAGAATTCCTCTGCAAAGCCATTGGCGGCAAGGGCAACGTGGTCGAACTGCAGGGCATTGCCGGTACTTCTGCCGCGCGCGACCGCGGACAGGGCTTCAATGAGTACATGTCCACGTCCTGCAAGGACGCCGTCATTGTTGCTCAGCAGACCGCTGATTTCAACCGTGACAAGGGCTTGAAGGTTTTCGAGAACATCCTGCAGGCTCAGCCGGAGATCGCCGGTGTGTTTGCGCACAACGACGAAATGATTCTGGGCGCCATTCAGGCGGCTGAAGCGGCTGGACGCACGGGCATCGTCTTCGTTGGCTTCGATGCCATTGACGACGCCGTCCAGGCAGTCAAGGATGGCAAACTCGCCGCTACCGTGGCGCAACAGCCCGCGGTGATGGGGCAGATGGCAGTGGAAACCGCCGTCAAGTACCTCAAGGGCGAGAAAGTGGATGCTTCCATCCCCGTACCGCTCAATCTGGTCACCAAAGACACGGTGAAATAATCTTCTGACACCCGGGTGGGGGTGGCGCAGTGTGTGCCGCCCCCATCCCTCTTGCATGAGGGAGTATGACCGATACCGCCATTCCACGCCTGAAACTTGAGCATGTCTATAAATCCTTCCCCGGCGTTCAAGCCGTGAGCGATGTCAGCCTGGATGTGTACGGGCATCAGATTTTAGCCCTGGTGGGCGAGAACGGCGCGGGAAAATCCACCCTGATGAACATTATCAACGGGGTGGTGCCGCTGGACTCGGGAAAGATTGTTCTGGATGGACAGCCGGTGTCCATCACCTCGCCGCACCGCGCGCTGGAACTGGGCATCACCATGATTCACCAGGAACTGGCGCTGATTCCCGAATTGACCGTGGGGCAGAATATTTTCCTCGGGCGCGAGCCGCGGCGCTGGGGCATTGGCGTGGATTGGAAACGTTTGTACGCGCAGGCTCAGCGCGAACTGGATCGGCTGGGCATTGAGGTTTCGGCGCAAGCCACCATTGCCGATTTGAGCATTGCCCAGCGGCAACTGGTGGAGATTGCCAAAGCCCTGTCCTACAACGCCCGCCTGATTGCGCTGGATGAACCCACCAGTTCGCTCACTTCCCGCGAGACGGAGACGCTCTTCCGCCTGGTGCGCTCCCTGCGCGAGGAAGGTGTGGCGCTGATTTACATCTCTCACCGCCTGGAAGAAGTCTTTGAACTGGCAGACCGCATCGCCGTGATGCGCGACGGGCATCTGGTGGCGGTGGGCAACGCCGCCGAGTTCACTCCCGCCGAGGTGGTGCGCCTGATGGTGGGGCGCGAATTGACTGAATTCTTCCCCAAAGTGCCCGCTCAACGCGGCGAGCCCGTGCTGAAAGCCGTCAACCTGAAAGCCGGGCGCGAGGTTCGCGGGGTCAGTCTGGAACTGCACCGCGGCGAGATTGTCGGGCTGGCGGGGCTGGTAGGCTCCGGGCGCACCAATGTTGCCCGCCTGCTGTTCGGCGCCGACCGCCTTGAAGCGGGTGAAATCTGGTTTGAGGGCAGGAAGGTGCAGTTGCGTTCTCCGCAGGATGCCATCCGCCTGGGGATTGGACTGGTGCCTGAAGACCGCAAAGCCCAGGGGCTCTTTGCCGGGCAGAGTGTGCGCTACAACGCCGCCGCCGGGCTGATTCAGCGCCTCTCGCGCTGGGGATTCATCCGTTTTCAGGCGGTCAACCGCATTGTCCGCGAACTGGTGGAGCGGTTGCGGGTGCGCACCCCGCATTTGAATCAGAAGGTGCGCAATCTTTCGGGTGGGAATCAGCAAAAGGTGATTATCTCCCGCTGGCTCAGCCTCAACCCCAAGGTGCTGATTCTGGACGAGCCTACCCGCGGGGTGGATGTGGGCGCTAAAGCCGAAATCCACGCCCTGATGAGCGAACTTGCCGCCCAGGGCATGGCAATCCTGATGATTTCTTCCGAACTGCCGGAAGTGCTGGGGGTGAGCGACCGCATTCTGGTCATGCGCGAAGGGCGCATTGTGGCGGAACTGACCCGCGAAGAAGCCACGCAGGATCGCATCATGCAAGCCGCCACCGGTCAACTGTGATGGGGAGGGGAAACATGCTGAACGGAAATCATTCATTCTCATTCATCGCTTTCCTGCGCCGCACCAGCACCTATCTGATTCTGCTGGTCATTCTGGTGTGGTTTGCCCTGCTCTCCCCCGAGTTTTTGACGGTGGGCAATTTGCTGACCGTGGCACTGCAAACCTCGCTCATCGCGCTGGTGGCGATTGGGATGACCCTGACCATCATCACCGGCGGGATTGACCTTTCGGTGGGTTCGGTTGCCGCGCTGAGCGGCGCGCTGGCGGCAGGGCTGGCAACCCGCGGCGGGCTGGGGACGTATCCCGGGTTGCTCATCGGCTTGCTCACCGGCTTGGGCATTGGTTTCCTGAACGGCGCGATGATTGTCTGGGGACGCATCCCCCCCTTTGTGGCAACGCTGGCAAGCATGGCGGTTGCCCGCGGCTTGACGCTGGTCTATACCCAGGGGCGTCCGATTGCCGGGCTGGATAAAGCCTTCACCTTTTGGGGCGGGCAGGGCGCGCTGGGCATTCCCGTCCCGGTGTGGGTGCTGACGGTTGTGGCAGTACTGGCGTATTTCCTGCTCAAGCACACCCCGCTGGGATTGCACATCTATGCGGTGGGCGGCGGCGAAGAGACCACCCGTCTGGCGGGTGTCAATGTGGGGCTGGTTAAGTTCAGCGTGTATTTGCTCAGCGGGTTGTGCGCCGCGCTGAGCGGACTGATTCTCACCGCGAGGCTCTGGTCGGCACAGCCTAATGTGGGCGTGGGCTTGGAACTGGACGCCATCGCTGCGGCGGTGCTGGGCGGCACCAGCCTTGCTGGTGGGGTGGGCGGTATTCCGGGGACGCTCGCCGGGGCGTTTATTATTGGTGTGCTGTCCAATGGCTTGAATCTGCTGGAGATGCCCTCGTACAATCAGCAGGTGGTTAAGGGGCTGGTGTTCATCCTGGCGGTGATGCTGGATTACTTCATCAAACAGCGTCAGGTGAAACCTAAAGGGAATCCCACGGGATAGAGAGTTTTAGACGTTTTCACTCTCTTCAGATGTTTGTTGAATTAACCAGAGGTAAGCATCTTCAAGGGTGGGTTCAATATTTTCAGATGTGTGAGAGGGCTTTTCTGAAGAAAGCACGCGATGTTCTGTGCCGCTTGGTGTAGTTTTAGAAGAGATAAGGCGTAAGTTTTTCTCGGCGTTTAATTCCGACTCTGGAACTATCCGAACTTTTCCTTTAACTTGAGAAAGAAGTATTTCCGGGGCGCCGTGAAATAATAAATTTCCATTGGTAATCACTGCCAGATCCGAGCAAACCTGGTTAACATCTTCAATGATGTGAGTGGAAAGGATGACGATTCGTTTTCCAGCCAATTGGAACAGCAAATTCCGAAAATGAACCCTTTCTGCTGGATCAAGGCTCGCGGTGGGTTCGTCCACAATGAGGAGTTTAGGACTTCCTAAGAGAGCAATTCCAATCCCTAATCTTCGCTTCATTCCCCCTGAAAGGGTATGAATACGTTCTTTACGGGCTGATCTTAAGCCTATCTGTTCCAGCACATTATCGATTTGTCTATTTCTGTCCTTCGGATCGGTGATATTTTTCAGAATAGCAAAATAATCCAGTTCCTGCTCCACTGTGAGTTTGAGATGAAAGCCAATCTCCTGAGGCAAATATCCTAAAGACTTTCTGGTGCTTACTTTTCCTTCTGGGGTTTGTAAATCCTTACCAAATATAAGTACCCGTCCTGCTGTGGGAGTAAGAAGTGTAGCGAGAATTCGCATGAGCGTAGTTTTTCCCGCTCCATTAGGACCTATAAGGCCAAACATTCCCTCATGGATGTTCAGGCTGAGAGAGTTCAGGGCTCTTTTGCCATTTGGATAGACCTTTGTTAAGTTCTCAATCTCTATCATGCTGAAAAAACATCCTTTTCAAAAACTTTCATTGCAATGTTCCAGATTGCCCAGGTTTGCAATGCGCCGGAGAAAACAGGTAAGGGAAGGTAATAAAATGGCACTACAGGCGGAGAGGATGCCGCTGGCATATACAGTAAGCCCATTTGAAGACTCATCTGGTTGAGGAAGGTCTCAATCGTCATGCGTCCTGTGGGAAAAAGGATATTTCCAAGGATATTATTTTCGGTTATGACAGTAAGGACAAGAAAGATGATGGTGATTAAACCCCCAAGGAATACAGGAGGCTGTTTTCCACTCATTCCTCCAATCAGGATGCTCAAACTGCAAAAATACATCAGGCTGGGAACGACTCCCAAGAGAAGTATTCCAAAGTAATGCGAAAAGAGTGTCAGAGAACTGAATAAGGCAGTGATTGTCAACAGGAAAAAAGAAGGGAGGAGACTGAGGAGATAGATTCCTCCAGTAATAACGCATGCTCCTGCTACTTTACCAAAGAGATATCTCTGTGGAGAGATATTTGCCAGTATGGACTGATCCAGTAATTGTTTTCTATCCTGAGGAATCCGCTGAACTAGAAAAATGGGAAGAAAAGGGAAAAGGAAGAAGACCAGCGCAGTATGAGATTGGATAAGAGATAACGGCAATGTGTCAAACCCCAAGCGCAGTGCGTCAAGAAGAGGCAACAAAAATGTAAATAAAAGACTTATGCTCGTTACCATGATAGGGATTGTGCCTTCTGCGAGAATGAGCCATGCTTCATAACATATAAGCCCTAGGGATTGATTTGAAGGAATGGGTAATGGCTCGGAGAATGCCCTGATTATTTTCTCGAAAAAAACGTTTTTATGGTTTGCTGATTGATGTGCCAGAGAAGATTCCCCTGAAAGCAAACGGTCTGTATCGTTTGTAAGATAAAGCCCATGGGCAAAGGCTAATCCCCCCAAAAGACAATAAATTGATCTGGATACCCCCCAGAGTACAGGATAGTCTAAACCATCAATGACTCTGTATGGGTAAATTACCGGATTTAGAAAATTTGGAAAAGGGATCAGGATTGAGAAAAGAAATGCCATTAATCCCCACAACCGCCCTTTTCTTGAGTCGCGCCCGATCATTGTCCCCCAAAACGCAATTCCCCCGAAAAATAAACTATTGCTGGCGACATTGATGACACCAAGGGCCAAAAGCACACCTTGAGATAGGTTTTCTGTGATGAATGCTGAAACCCATGAGATAACTGCTGAAGAAAAGATAAGAGTTAGCCAGTGAACAATTATCCTGGATATAGTAACCTGCCAGTTTGGGCAAGCCATAGTACTGTGTAACTCAAGGGAAGGGGTATCTTCTGGTTTTAAGGCTGAAGAAAATAGGAATGGGCTGAGGAATGCGCTTAAGATTGCCAGATATTTCACAAAGGCAATGATTCCATCACCTGTTTGAGTATCCGTAAATGCTAATAAAGATGCACTCGTAAAGGAAATACATGAATAACAGAAAGTACTGTACCCATAGATGGCAAAAGAGAAACTTAACTGGCTAAGAGCACGTTTCATCATAACAAAAGGAAAAAGATACCTTCCGGATGTTTGTCCTTCAACCCGAAGGTAGAACGCAGTCTTACCAGTAAAAGTATAGGATAGATTTACACAATAATGGTATTGAGATTTTCTCAGGAAATGATAATTATTGGCACTTGCCTATTCCACAGGGAAGGTACTGGCATCCTGCCTTGACACTGGTTTGATTACAGCGTGAGTCGTAACATATTTCCAGCATCCCATTGTAGAGCACTCCAATTCCGCCAGGACATACTTTTGAATGACACCATCCACACAAAGTGTGTGTCACGCAACATGTAGTCCCTGGTAAACATGGACAACTTGCACTTACAGGTGAGGAGGCTGAGGAAGCCCAAACGATACTTGCTCCCGCTAGAAAAATTGAGAAGACGAAGAAGATCACAATCAAGCGAATAATGAATTTGCTATAAACTATCATTTCAGAACTCTCCTTTCTAACAGATCTAACAGAATTTAGTTACTGTTTTGATTGCATTTTCTAATCAATTCCTCAAGATGCTCTTCAGTATTTGCAAACCCTTTACTGCAAATTTTCCCAACTTCATCGATTACGTAAAAGAAAGGCGTTCCGGGTACTTGGAAATTTTTCCCAATTTCGGAGTTCCCCTGTTCAAGGGTTAAGATGGGAAAGTTGAATTGTTGTTCCTGTACTAATTCCTGATTCTCTTTAAGTGTTCCTCTTGAAATCAATACAATTTGTAGGTTGGAAGATTTCTTACTGAAAGAGCGAAGCTCGGGATACATTTTTTTACAGTAAGGGCAATCAATGGATGAGAATCCCAATAAGATTTTTTGTCCCAGGAAATCGTGTAAGGAAAAATATTTTCCGTCTGTGTTTGGCAAAGTAAAGTCTGGCGCATTTGTATCAATAGATAAGCCTGAGTTCTGACCTGCATCGACAGGGAAATATTCCATTAAAACTAAAATTTGATTTTGCAACTGATTTACACGGATGAACAGACCTGCTATTGCGATAAATAAAAGAAAAATGGTCCCCATTAGCATTGAAGTGAAAATCTTTGATTTCTCAGTCATTTCACTTCCTCAAAAATGATCAATATATTGTTTGCTCCAAAAGAATGATTGTGTAATTTGGAATTATTTATAAATTTAGCAAAAAAAAATAAAAGTCAATAGGTTGAAACAGAAATTTAAGACTTGTGTTTATGAAGGTTTAGACAGTCCGCTCAGAATTATTTAGATTCGATAATTTGCCCCTTCTCAAAAAACTTGCCACATCGTCCCGCTGATGTTATGATGAAAGGAAGCGGGAACATCTATGACAGAACACGAAAATCACCTCGACCAGCAACGCGCTGAAATTCGTAAAGTTTTGATTGTCATCATTGTGGTGGCTTTTGCCTGTTACTGCGTGGGTCTCAGTATTCTGCAGTTCAATGCCTGGATCAACCGTCCCACTGCCACCCCCACGGTAACCCCGACCATCACCGAAACCCCTGCGGTGACAGTGACCCCGCCGCAAGCCTCGCCGACCCTCATCACCCTCACCGCAACGGGAACCGGCACGCCTACGATGACCCCCTCGTTTACCCCCACTTTCTTCACCTTTACGCCAACGGTGACGGCAACCTCAACTCCCACGCCGCCGCCACCTACTGCGACGAATACGCCGGTGCCTCCCTCGCCCACCGAGACAGAGACGCCGGTTGCCCCCACAACATCCCCCTGATCGAAGACAACTATGACAGACATAAAAGACTTTCTCAAAGAACTGATTTCCCTGCCGGGTCTCTCCGGCTATGAAGCACCCGCGCGGGAGGTCATCTCCCGTGAGTGGCAGACGCTGGTGGATGAACTCAGCGTGAGCCCGTTGGGCAGTCTGCACGCCCTCAAACGCGGGTCATCTCCCGAACCGCGCCCGCGCATTTTGCTGGCGGCGCACATGGATGCCATCGGCATGATGGTCACCCGCATCACCCCGGAAGGCTTCCTCGGCTTTACCGAGGTAGGCGGGCTGGATCCGCGTATTCTGCCGGCTCAGCCGGTGCGCGTGTACGGCAAAGAGCCTCTGCGCGGGGTGATTGTCCAGCCCTCTGACCGCCTTCTGCCCCCCTCGCAGAAGGGCAAACCGGTGGAGATGAAGCACCTGCTCATTGATACCGGCTTACCCGCCGAGGAAGTGCGCCGCCTGGTAAAGGTTGGCGATCCCATTGCCTTTGATACCGAACCGCTGGAACTCCCCGAGGATTTAATTTGCGGTCACACCCTTGATAACCGCGCTTCGGTTGCCGCGCTGACGGTTTGTCTGCAAACGCTTCAGCGCGCCGCCCACGATTGGGATGTGTACGCCGTGGCTACTGCGCAGGAAGAGGAAACCCTCGGCGGCGGGTTCACTTCGCCGTTTGAGATTCGCCCCACCCTGGCAATTGCCATTGACGTGACCTTTGCCAAAGGTCCGGGCGTGAACGATTACCGCGGCAAGACGCTGGGCGGCGGAGTGGTGCTGGGCTGGGGTCCGCAGTCGCATCCGCGCGTCTTCGATGACCTCAAAGCCCTGGCGGAACGCCTGGACATCCCCTTTGAGATTGAAGTTTATCCGCGTGCTTCCGGAACCGATGCCTATGCCATGCAAATTGTCGCTGAGGGCATTCCCACCATGGTGGTGAGTATTCCCCTGCGTTACATGCACACGCCGGTGGAGGTGGTCTCGCTCAGCGACATCCGCCGTGTGGGCAGACTGCTGGCGGAGTACATCCTGCGGTTAACCCCTGAAGATGTGAAGAAGATTCAATGGGAGGAGGCATAACCATGAGCCCTGCAACCCCTGCCCCTCAAATTGGCGCAGAGCAGATTGCTCTGTTGGAAAAACTCTCCAATGCCTGCGCCGTTTCCGGCGATGAAGCCCAGGTGCGCAAAATCGTCCTTGAAGAAATCAAGCCCTTTGCCGATGACCTGCGCGTGGATGCGCTGGGCAACGTCCTGGCGGTGCGCAAAGCCCGCACCCCCAATGCCCTGCGGGTGATGGTGGATGCCCATATGGACGAGGTCGGTTTCATGATTGTCGAGGACGACAAGGATGGGCTGTTCCGTTTTGTTGCCGTGGGCGGGCTGGACGAGCGCACTCTGCCCGGCAAGAAGGTGCTGGTCGGTGCAGAGAATGTTCCCGGCATCATTGGCGCCAAACCCATTCACCTCACCGAAGAAGGCGAGACCGAACGCAAGATTCCCATCGAGTCCCTGCGTATTGATGTGGGTCTGAAGGGCGGTAAGAAGGTCAAGGTGGGCGACCGCGCCACCTTTGCCACGCGCTTCTGGCAGTCGGGCAATGCCCTGTTTGGCAAGGCGCTGGACGACCGTCTGGGTGTGGCAACCCTCATCGAACTGTTCAAGAACCCGCCGGAGAACATTGAACTGCTGGCGGCGTTTACCGTCCAGGAAGAGATTGGTTTGCGCGGCGCGCGCCCGGCGGCGTACGCTTTCAACCCGCAACTGGCAATTGCCCTGGACTCGACCCCCGCCAACGACCTGCCCATGTGGGATGGCAGTGAGAATATCTTCTACAACACCCGCCTGGGCGCCGGTCCTGCGCTGTACATTGCCGACTCGGCAACTCTGTCCGACCCGCGGCTGGTGCGCCATTTTGCGCAGACGGGCGAGCAGATGGGCATCCCCTTCCAGTTCCGCCAGCCCGGTGGAGGCGGCACCAATGCCGGCGCTATTCACCGCGTGCGCGAGGGCGTGCCTTCGCTCTCGGTTTCGGTACCGGGACGCTTTGCCCATACCGCCATCATGCTGGCGCGTCTGGATGACTGGCAAAACACGCTCGCGCTGGTGTATTATGCCCTCTCGCGCCTGGACGCGGGCATCCTTCAGCGTTGAGGTTCTTCAGCGATTCGACCCT of Anaerolinea thermophila UNI-1 contains these proteins:
- the rbsB gene encoding ribose ABC transporter substrate-binding protein RbsB; this encodes MKRSIVYLLLAFVLVLAACTPAAQTATQAPQQGGEITLGLVLSTLNNPFFVTLRDGAQKAADAAGVKLIVVDAQDDSAKMTAGIEDLINKKVSALLINPTDSDAVVPAIQKANEAGIPVFTVDRGSNGGTVVSHIASDNVAGGKMAAEFLCKAIGGKGNVVELQGIAGTSAARDRGQGFNEYMSTSCKDAVIVAQQTADFNRDKGLKVFENILQAQPEIAGVFAHNDEMILGAIQAAEAAGRTGIVFVGFDAIDDAVQAVKDGKLAATVAQQPAVMGQMAVETAVKYLKGEKVDASIPVPLNLVTKDTVK
- a CDS encoding sugar ABC transporter ATP-binding protein, which gives rise to MTDTAIPRLKLEHVYKSFPGVQAVSDVSLDVYGHQILALVGENGAGKSTLMNIINGVVPLDSGKIVLDGQPVSITSPHRALELGITMIHQELALIPELTVGQNIFLGREPRRWGIGVDWKRLYAQAQRELDRLGIEVSAQATIADLSIAQRQLVEIAKALSYNARLIALDEPTSSLTSRETETLFRLVRSLREEGVALIYISHRLEEVFELADRIAVMRDGHLVAVGNAAEFTPAEVVRLMVGRELTEFFPKVPAQRGEPVLKAVNLKAGREVRGVSLELHRGEIVGLAGLVGSGRTNVARLLFGADRLEAGEIWFEGRKVQLRSPQDAIRLGIGLVPEDRKAQGLFAGQSVRYNAAAGLIQRLSRWGFIRFQAVNRIVRELVERLRVRTPHLNQKVRNLSGGNQQKVIISRWLSLNPKVLILDEPTRGVDVGAKAEIHALMSELAAQGMAILMISSELPEVLGVSDRILVMREGRIVAELTREEATQDRIMQAATGQL
- a CDS encoding ABC transporter permease is translated as MLNGNHSFSFIAFLRRTSTYLILLVILVWFALLSPEFLTVGNLLTVALQTSLIALVAIGMTLTIITGGIDLSVGSVAALSGALAAGLATRGGLGTYPGLLIGLLTGLGIGFLNGAMIVWGRIPPFVATLASMAVARGLTLVYTQGRPIAGLDKAFTFWGGQGALGIPVPVWVLTVVAVLAYFLLKHTPLGLHIYAVGGGEETTRLAGVNVGLVKFSVYLLSGLCAALSGLILTARLWSAQPNVGVGLELDAIAAAVLGGTSLAGGVGGIPGTLAGAFIIGVLSNGLNLLEMPSYNQQVVKGLVFILAVMLDYFIKQRQVKPKGNPTG
- a CDS encoding ATP-binding cassette domain-containing protein: MIEIENLTKVYPNGKRALNSLSLNIHEGMFGLIGPNGAGKTTLMRILATLLTPTAGRVLIFGKDLQTPEGKVSTRKSLGYLPQEIGFHLKLTVEQELDYFAILKNITDPKDRNRQIDNVLEQIGLRSARKERIHTLSGGMKRRLGIGIALLGSPKLLIVDEPTASLDPAERVHFRNLLFQLAGKRIVILSTHIIEDVNQVCSDLAVITNGNLLFHGAPEILLSQVKGKVRIVPESELNAEKNLRLISSKTTPSGTEHRVLSSEKPSHTSENIEPTLEDAYLWLIQQTSEESENV
- a CDS encoding peroxiredoxin family protein; this encodes MTEKSKIFTSMLMGTIFLLFIAIAGLFIRVNQLQNQILVLMEYFPVDAGQNSGLSIDTNAPDFTLPNTDGKYFSLHDFLGQKILLGFSSIDCPYCKKMYPELRSFSKKSSNLQIVLISRGTLKENQELVQEQQFNFPILTLEQGNSEIGKNFQVPGTPFFYVIDEVGKICSKGFANTEEHLEELIRKCNQNSN
- a CDS encoding M42 family metallopeptidase: MTDIKDFLKELISLPGLSGYEAPAREVISREWQTLVDELSVSPLGSLHALKRGSSPEPRPRILLAAHMDAIGMMVTRITPEGFLGFTEVGGLDPRILPAQPVRVYGKEPLRGVIVQPSDRLLPPSQKGKPVEMKHLLIDTGLPAEEVRRLVKVGDPIAFDTEPLELPEDLICGHTLDNRASVAALTVCLQTLQRAAHDWDVYAVATAQEEETLGGGFTSPFEIRPTLAIAIDVTFAKGPGVNDYRGKTLGGGVVLGWGPQSHPRVFDDLKALAERLDIPFEIEVYPRASGTDAYAMQIVAEGIPTMVVSIPLRYMHTPVEVVSLSDIRRVGRLLAEYILRLTPEDVKKIQWEEA
- a CDS encoding M42 family metallopeptidase, with protein sequence MSPATPAPQIGAEQIALLEKLSNACAVSGDEAQVRKIVLEEIKPFADDLRVDALGNVLAVRKARTPNALRVMVDAHMDEVGFMIVEDDKDGLFRFVAVGGLDERTLPGKKVLVGAENVPGIIGAKPIHLTEEGETERKIPIESLRIDVGLKGGKKVKVGDRATFATRFWQSGNALFGKALDDRLGVATLIELFKNPPENIELLAAFTVQEEIGLRGARPAAYAFNPQLAIALDSTPANDLPMWDGSENIFYNTRLGAGPALYIADSATLSDPRLVRHFAQTGEQMGIPFQFRQPGGGGTNAGAIHRVREGVPSLSVSVPGRFAHTAIMLARLDDWQNTLALVYYALSRLDAGILQR